One window from the genome of Populus alba chromosome 15, ASM523922v2, whole genome shotgun sequence encodes:
- the LOC118057276 gene encoding probable protein phosphatase 2C 76 isoform X3 — protein MLCNSCIRSVIVQAGIFRKTRLQLGNIGRSLNASRSINYKWNRQVFLRSSISMMVDSDSSDTRGPTVDLLKEKEDDGGFVSGWWKSEDGELSCGYSSFRGKRVTMEDFYDVKSTTIDGQRVCMFGIFDGHGGSRAAEYLKEHLFENLLKHPQFMADTKLAISQSYQQTDVDFLDSEKDTYRDDGSTASTAVLVGDHLYVANVGDSRTVISKGGKAIPLSEDHKPNRSDERKRIESAGGVVMWAGTWRVGGVLAMSRAFGNRMLKQFVVAEPDIQELSRQSKLPSSVDCKLLKRVY, from the exons ATGTTATGCAACAGCTGCATAAGGAGTGTGATTGTACAAGCTGGAATTTTTCGCAAAACAAGGTTGCAATTAGGCAACATTGGGAGGAGTTTGAATGCAAGCCGCAGCATAAATTATAAGTGGAATAGACAGGTTTTTTTAAGGAGTAGTATAAGTATGATGGTTGATTCTGATTCTTCTGATACAAGGGGACCTACTGTTGATCTTTTGAAGGAGAAAGAAGATGATGGTGGATTTGTTAGTGGATGGTGGAAAAG TGAAGACGGGGAATTGAGCTGTGGATATTCAAGTTTCAGGGGAAAGAGAGTTACCATGGAGGATTTCTATGATGTCAAAAGCACCACGATTGATGGGCAAAGAGTCTGCATGTTTGGAATATTTGATG GTCATGGTGGTTCTCGTGCTGCTGAGTATTTGAAGGAGCACCTGTTTGAGAATCTACTGAAGCATCCACAATTTATGGCAGACACCAAATTAGCTATAA GCCAATCATATCAGCAGACTGATGTAGACTTTTTGGACTCTGAAAAGGATACCTACCGTGATGATGGTTCTACTGCTTCAACAGCAGTGCTAGTTGGTGATCATCTTTATGTTGCCAATGTTGGAGATTCACGGACTGTGATTTCAAAGGGTGGAAAAG CCATTCCTCTCTCCGAGGATCATAAACCTAACAGAAGTGATGAGCGGAAGAGAATCGAAAGTGCTGGAGGTGTTGTAATGTGGGCAG GCACTTGGAGAGTAGGAGGTGTATTGGCCATGTCCCGTGCTTTTGGTAACCGCATGTTGAAGCAATTTGTTGTTGCAGAACCTGATATCCAG GAATTATCCCGACAGAGCAAACTACCTTCCTCAGTTGACTGTAAACTTTTAAAAAGAGTGTATTAG
- the LOC118057276 gene encoding probable protein phosphatase 2C 76 isoform X1, with protein sequence MLCNSCIRSVIVQAGIFRKTRLQLGNIGRSLNASRSINYKWNRQVFLRSSISMMVDSDSSDTRGPTVDLLKEKEDDGGFVSGWWKSEDGELSCGYSSFRGKRVTMEDFYDVKSTTIDGQRVCMFGIFDGHGGSRAAEYLKEHLFENLLKHPQFMADTKLAISQSYQQTDVDFLDSEKDTYRDDGSTASTAVLVGDHLYVANVGDSRTVISKGGKAIPLSEDHKPNRSDERKRIESAGGVVMWAGTWRVGGVLAMSRAFGNRMLKQFVVAEPDIQEQKIDQEFELLVLASDGLWDVVPNEDAVSIARTEEEPETAARKLTEAALTRGSADNITCIVVRLHHDKIDPSNSQQD encoded by the exons ATGTTATGCAACAGCTGCATAAGGAGTGTGATTGTACAAGCTGGAATTTTTCGCAAAACAAGGTTGCAATTAGGCAACATTGGGAGGAGTTTGAATGCAAGCCGCAGCATAAATTATAAGTGGAATAGACAGGTTTTTTTAAGGAGTAGTATAAGTATGATGGTTGATTCTGATTCTTCTGATACAAGGGGACCTACTGTTGATCTTTTGAAGGAGAAAGAAGATGATGGTGGATTTGTTAGTGGATGGTGGAAAAG TGAAGACGGGGAATTGAGCTGTGGATATTCAAGTTTCAGGGGAAAGAGAGTTACCATGGAGGATTTCTATGATGTCAAAAGCACCACGATTGATGGGCAAAGAGTCTGCATGTTTGGAATATTTGATG GTCATGGTGGTTCTCGTGCTGCTGAGTATTTGAAGGAGCACCTGTTTGAGAATCTACTGAAGCATCCACAATTTATGGCAGACACCAAATTAGCTATAA GCCAATCATATCAGCAGACTGATGTAGACTTTTTGGACTCTGAAAAGGATACCTACCGTGATGATGGTTCTACTGCTTCAACAGCAGTGCTAGTTGGTGATCATCTTTATGTTGCCAATGTTGGAGATTCACGGACTGTGATTTCAAAGGGTGGAAAAG CCATTCCTCTCTCCGAGGATCATAAACCTAACAGAAGTGATGAGCGGAAGAGAATCGAAAGTGCTGGAGGTGTTGTAATGTGGGCAG GCACTTGGAGAGTAGGAGGTGTATTGGCCATGTCCCGTGCTTTTGGTAACCGCATGTTGAAGCAATTTGTTGTTGCAGAACCTGATATCCAG GAGCAGAAAATAGATCAAGAATTTGAATTGCTTGTTCTCGCAAGTGATGGACTCTGGGATGTGGTACCCAATGAG GATGCTGTTTCCATTGCCAGAACAGAAGAAGAACCTGAGACAGCAGCTAGGAAATTAACCGAGGCTGCTCTTACCCGCGGCAGTGCTGATAACATAACATGCATTGTAGTGAGATTGCACCATGACAAGATCGATCCATCCAATTCCCAGCAGGATTAG
- the LOC118057276 gene encoding probable protein phosphatase 2C 76 isoform X2: MLCNSCIRSVIVQAGIFRKTRLQLGNIGRSLNASRSINYKWNRQVFLRSSISMMVDSDSSDTRGPTVDLLKEKEDDGGFVSGWWKSEDGELSCGYSSFRGKRVTMEDFYDVKSTTIDGQRVCMFGIFDGQSYQQTDVDFLDSEKDTYRDDGSTASTAVLVGDHLYVANVGDSRTVISKGGKAIPLSEDHKPNRSDERKRIESAGGVVMWAGTWRVGGVLAMSRAFGNRMLKQFVVAEPDIQEQKIDQEFELLVLASDGLWDVVPNEDAVSIARTEEEPETAARKLTEAALTRGSADNITCIVVRLHHDKIDPSNSQQD, encoded by the exons ATGTTATGCAACAGCTGCATAAGGAGTGTGATTGTACAAGCTGGAATTTTTCGCAAAACAAGGTTGCAATTAGGCAACATTGGGAGGAGTTTGAATGCAAGCCGCAGCATAAATTATAAGTGGAATAGACAGGTTTTTTTAAGGAGTAGTATAAGTATGATGGTTGATTCTGATTCTTCTGATACAAGGGGACCTACTGTTGATCTTTTGAAGGAGAAAGAAGATGATGGTGGATTTGTTAGTGGATGGTGGAAAAG TGAAGACGGGGAATTGAGCTGTGGATATTCAAGTTTCAGGGGAAAGAGAGTTACCATGGAGGATTTCTATGATGTCAAAAGCACCACGATTGATGGGCAAAGAGTCTGCATGTTTGGAATATTTGATG GCCAATCATATCAGCAGACTGATGTAGACTTTTTGGACTCTGAAAAGGATACCTACCGTGATGATGGTTCTACTGCTTCAACAGCAGTGCTAGTTGGTGATCATCTTTATGTTGCCAATGTTGGAGATTCACGGACTGTGATTTCAAAGGGTGGAAAAG CCATTCCTCTCTCCGAGGATCATAAACCTAACAGAAGTGATGAGCGGAAGAGAATCGAAAGTGCTGGAGGTGTTGTAATGTGGGCAG GCACTTGGAGAGTAGGAGGTGTATTGGCCATGTCCCGTGCTTTTGGTAACCGCATGTTGAAGCAATTTGTTGTTGCAGAACCTGATATCCAG GAGCAGAAAATAGATCAAGAATTTGAATTGCTTGTTCTCGCAAGTGATGGACTCTGGGATGTGGTACCCAATGAG GATGCTGTTTCCATTGCCAGAACAGAAGAAGAACCTGAGACAGCAGCTAGGAAATTAACCGAGGCTGCTCTTACCCGCGGCAGTGCTGATAACATAACATGCATTGTAGTGAGATTGCACCATGACAAGATCGATCCATCCAATTCCCAGCAGGATTAG